One window of the Tachypleus tridentatus isolate NWPU-2018 chromosome 10, ASM421037v1, whole genome shotgun sequence genome contains the following:
- the LOC143229473 gene encoding delta(9)-fatty-acid desaturase fat-6-like, translating to MTPKASEKMSNTVAMSTEQLKTEELPLVWTNVTIFIFLHATAFLGLYVGVTQPTWQGWVFAVVSSVLSCLGTTAGAHRLWSHKAFSAKLPLRIFLMLLFSLAGQNDIYEWSRDHRVHHKFSETNADPHDINRGLFFAHMGWLMRRKHPEVIKKGKTVDCSDLLEDPVVRFQRRFYVPLAFLCSFIIPTMVPVLCWGERVWFAFVTNGVARYVVSLHLTWLINSIAHWRGNKPYNRFLTAVESANITWWALGEGFHNFHHSFPNHYAASEYGWKHNFTTMFIDIMAKFGQAYDLKTVSDEVIEKTKLKSGDGTTTFGPSVEELRKRC from the exons ATGACTCCCAAAGCATCAGAGAAAATGTCGAACACAGTAGCAATGTCAACAGAACAACTCAAAACTGAAGAGTTGCCACTTGTATGGACGAACGTcactatatttattttcttacatgCTACTGCCTTCCTTGGATTGTATGTTGGCGTGACTCAACCCACATGGCAAGGATGGGTCTTTG CTGTTGTATCGTCTGTTCTGTCCTGTCTTGGAACAACAGCTGGTGCCCATAGGCTTTGGTCTCACAAAGCTTTCAGTGCAAAGCTTCCACTCAGAATTTTCTTGATGCTTTTATTCTCCTTGGCTGGACAG aACGACATCTATGAATGGTCACGTGATCACCGTGTCCATCACAAGTTTTCGGAAACTAATGCTGATCCTCATGACATTAACCGTGGATTATTCTTTGCTCATATGGGATGGTTAATGAGAAGAAAACATCCAGAAGTTATCAAAAAGGGAAAGACTGTTGATTGCAGTGACCTTCTTGAAGATCCCGTCGTACGTTTCCAACGACG cTTCTATGTACCATTGGCTTTTCTGTGTAGTTTCATAATACCCACAATGGTACCAGTTCTATGCTGGGGTGAGAGAGTATGGTTTGCATTTGTAACTAATGGTGTTGCTCGCTACGTCGTTTCTCTTCACTTAACATGGCTCATCAACAGCATCGCCCACTGGCGGGGGAATAAGCCTTACAATCGCTTCTTGACTGCCGTAGAGAGCGCCAATATTACGTGGTGGGCACTGGGAGAAGGATTTCACAACTTTCACCACAGTTTTCCCAACCACTACGCCGCCAGTGAGTACGGATGGAAACATAACTTCACAACAATGTTTATCGACATCATGGCCAAATTTGGTCAAGCCTATGATCTGAAAACGGTGTCAGATGAGgtgattgaaaaaacaaaactgaaaagtgGTGATGGAACTACTACCTTTGGGCCCTCTGTTGAAGAACTTCGGAAACGGTGTTAA